In the Hemitrygon akajei chromosome 7, sHemAka1.3, whole genome shotgun sequence genome, one interval contains:
- the LOC140730813 gene encoding filamin-A-interacting protein 1-like isoform X3, with protein sequence MLVDERQIHIEQLGQQAQKVQGLVHKLREEEERVRSSDDRAREEAQKVFQLEAELEHKSAKSVQELDEMTAKLANQEAQNRQLRQKLSTLAHRFEELEEANKSLQKAEEELQELRDKIRQGECGNSSLMSEVESLRKQLLEMEGKDEEITKAEDQGRELKKKLQQEELHSSSLRLEVEKLQKRMVELEKLEGAFNKSKSECSQLHTSLDKEKALSRDLFNELEAVKARVKELESSEARLGKSEFNLKDDLTKLKSFTVMLVDQRRGVAEKLNQEEQKVNELNNKLKEEQSKTTEVTEKLIEESKKLLKLKSEMEEKVSSLLIEKEELVMKLKSEEQRSGELNHHLSLLKKRLDEDESDALRNRATPEAERLAEEAQPDSHRLRELTLEVEQLRGRLRQLEVVEGDLMKTEDEFDRLEQRYRSERDKADQLSQQLEEMRQQVRRSEQGEGGGAREAEARGRLRLEEARSRELAAEVGALKEKIHELMQKEDQLSQLQAEYTRLQRRCQREEDRNKDMGLEVVSLARELELSRRCGRALRPSADGRRMLEVPLASTAVQTDGAAAEQDDRNTTAVFIRQSVQEENHLMSHLRQGSLKRQPAVLERYPPATSEPGLRRSWVPWSKRREAGPGPGPGKPLLVSGKQGQPLHIRVTPEQCGSTATLEITSPAADDFFSSSAVIPTLGPHKPRITIIPVPKASEDRFSPERPASPVTITTFSRPMSPPGRPHPRPASPDACQSPIQIVTVSTAPGPEPAQGPEPQELQVGRAVFRMSPDQQGASRRYGPKANIITTEDNKIHIHLGTQYKRPASGGCPEPGAPLITVRPLAVPADGKEGSGTVLRSPRHCAPPKGSPSKMTSSIIITPASTSPTRTTPALGAQEGSAPRPAPTRIPMSKGMKAGKPVVAAGGVAKYESRAESQSMRIELKKCPPSSSAPQAGGKG encoded by the coding sequence ATGCTGGTGGACGAGCGGCAGATTCACATCGAGCAGCTCGGCCAACAAGCCCAGAAGGTGCAGGGGCTCGTGCATAAGCTCcgggaggaggaagagagagtCCGTAGCAGTGACGATAGAGCCAGGGAGGAGGCGCAGAAGGTATTCCAGCTGGAAGCAGAACTTGAGCACAAATCTGCCAAGTCCGTGCAAGAGCTCGACGAGATGACAGCTAAACTGGCGAACCAAGAGGCGCAGAACCGCCAACTACGGCAGAAGCTGTCGACCCTGGCCCATCGGTTCGAGGAGCTGGAGGAAGCCAACAAGAGCCTCCAGAAAGCAGAGGAAGAGCTGCAGGAGTTGCGGGACAAGATCAGGCAGGGGGAGTGCGGCAACTCCAGCCTCATGTCCGAGGTGGAGAGCCTGCGCAAGCAGCTGCTGGAGATGGAGGGGAAGGACGAGGAGATCACCAAGGCCGAGGATCAGGGCAGGGAGCTGAAGAAGAAACTGCAGCAAGAAGAGCTCCACAGCAGCAGCTTGAGGCTGGAGGTGGAAAAGCTCCAGAAGAGAATGGTGGAGCTGGAAAAGCTGGAAGGCGCTTTCAACAAGAGCAAATCCGAATGCTCCCAGCTGCACACCAGCCTGGATAAAGAGAAGGCCCTGAGCCGAGACCTGTTCAACGAGCTGGAAGCGGTGAAGGCTCGCGTGAAGGAGCTGGAGTCCTCTGAGGCCAGGCTGGGGAAGagtgagttcaacttgaaagATGATCTGACGAAGCTGAAGTCCTTCACTGTGATGCTGGTGGACCAGAGGAGGGGGGTGGCCGAGAAGCTCAACCAAGAAGAGCAAAAAGTCAATGAACTCAACAACAAGCTCAAGGAGGAGCAGAGCAAGACCACTGAGGTAACGGAGAAGCTGATAGAAGAGAGTAAAAAGCTCCTCAAACTGAAGTCAGAGATGGAGGAGAAGGTGTCCAGCTTGCTCATCGAGAAGGAAGAACTGGTGATGAAGCTGAAGAGCGAGGAACAGAGGTCCGGTGAGCTGAACCACCACCTCAGCTTGCTGAAGAAGAGGCTCGATGAGGACGAGAGTGACGCTCTGAGAAATCGGGCCACCCCGGAGGCTGAGCGTCTGGCTGAGGAGGCCCAGCCTGACAGCCACAGACTGAGGGAGCTGACGCTGGAGGTGGAGCAGCTGAGGGGCCGGCTGCGGCAGCTGGAGGTGGTGGAGGGCGACCTGATGAAGACGGAGGATGAATTCGACCGGCTCGAGCAGAGGTACCGGAGCGAGCGGGACAAGGCCGACCAGCTGAGCCAGCAGCTGGAGGAGATGCGGCAGCAGGTCCGCCGGAGCGAGCAGGGGGAGGGCGGCGGCGCCAGAGAGGCCGAGGCGCGGGGCAGGCTGCGGCTGGAGGAGGCCCGGAGCCGGGAGCTGGCGGCCGAGGTGGGGGCGCTCAAGGAGAAGATCCACGAGCTGATGCAGAAGGAGGACCAGCTGTCCCAGCTGCAGGCCGAGTACACACGGCTGCAGAGGCGCTGCCAGCGGGAGGAGGACCGCAACAAGGACATGGGCCTGGAGGTGGTCAGCCTGGCCCGCGAGCTGGAGCTGTCCAGGCGCTGCGGCCGCGCCCTCCGGCCCAGCGCGGACGGCCGCCGCATGCTGGAGGTGCCGCTCGCCTCCACCGCCGTGCAGACGGACGGCGCGGCCGCCGAGCAGGATGACCGCAACACCACGGCCGTCTTCATCCGCCAGTCGGTGCAGGAGGAGAACCACCTGATGAGCCACCTGCGCCAAGGCAGCCTGAAGAGACAGCCGGCCGTGCTTGAGCGCTACCCGCCGGCCACCAGCGAGCCGGGCCTGCGCCGTTCCTGGGTGCCCTGGTCCAAGCGGCGGGAGGCGGGCCCCGGCCCCGGCCCCGGCAAGCCGCTGCTCGTGTCCGGCAAGCAAGGGCAGCCGCTCCACATCCGCGTGACGCCAGAACAGTGCGGCAGCACGGCCACCCTGGAGATCACCAGCCCGGCAGCCGACGACTTCTTCTCCAGCAGCGCCGTCATTCCCACGCTGGGGCCCCACAAGCCTCGCAtcaccatcatccccgtgcccAAGGCCTCCGAAGACCGCTTCTCGCCCGAGCGCCCGGCCTCGCCGGTCACCATCACCACCTTCTCCCGGCCCATGTCGCCCCCGGGGCGCCCCCACCCCCGGCCAGCCTCCCCCGATGCCTGTCAGTCCCCCATTCAGATCGTGACAGTGAGCACGGCCCCAGGCCCCGAGCCGGCCCAGGGCCCCGAGCCGCAGGAGCTGCAGGTGGGCCGGGCCGTGTTCAGGATGAGCCCGGACCAGCAGGGAGCCAGCCGGAGGTACGGCCCCAAGGCCAACATCATCACCACCGAGGACAACAAGATCCACATCCACCTGGGCACCCAGTACAAGCGGCCGGCCAGCGGCGGCTGCCCCGAGCCCGGCGCTCCGCTCATCACGGTGCGGCCGCTCGCCGTGCCCGCCGACGGCAAGGAAGGCTCGGGCACCGTGCTCCGCTCACCCCGCCACTGCGCCCCACCCAAGGGCTCTCCCAGCAAGATGACCAGCAGCATCATCATCACCCCAGCCAGCACGTCGCCCACTCGGACCACGCCGGCACTG